In Oscarella lobularis chromosome 18, ooOscLobu1.1, whole genome shotgun sequence, the following proteins share a genomic window:
- the LOC136198170 gene encoding cytoplasmic aconitate hydratase-like yields MAEKSFSKYIKRLEGSDKAEFRYYDLLAFADTISTFVVFLWGIWYGWNLEAYLRWTHLWKEYGFEESQDPVYSKIVEFDLGTVVAIVSGPRKPKDRVSVEKLKAELSACLIKNELNGFGVLPQDIPKSILFALDKKEFALQHRRSVVVAAMSSCTNASNPSVMLGAGLLAKRAIGCGLSVPVYIQTSLSPGSSSLINHYLDKSGIIPFLSQLGFNLSTEKNSCLSLPITESIEKVSTDIVAVGVLSGKRNFEERVNLPRVSSAHIWPSRKDIQDVEREAVVTALCAEVKARIREGNPMWNSLPSHQEVLYPWEQRSLFLKKSPFFEAKESCNVLKGVFVLLWLSDSVTSDHISPAGSIPRQSPAGNYLKSQGCVLVSLIRTVIVVGTVTSWREGHSLIQNWSIN; encoded by the exons ATGGCAGAAAAGTCGTTCTCGAAGTACATCAAACGCTTGGAAGGCAGCGATAAAGCGGAATTTCGCTATTACGATCTATTAGCGTTCGCAG ACACCATTTCGACcttcgttgtttttctttgGGGGATTTGGTATGGATGGAACTTGGAAGCCTATCTACGTTGGACTCATTTGTGGAAGGAATATGGCTTTGAAGAGAGTCAAGATCCCGTCTATTCTAAG ATTGTTGAGTTTGATTTGGGTACAGTTGTGGCCATTGTGTCTGGCCCAAGGAAACCAAAGGATAGAGTCTCAGTAGAAAAACTCAAAGCAGAACTGTCAGCATGTCTCATCAAAAAT GAACTGAATGGATTTGGAGTTCTTCCCCAAGACATTCCCAAATCAATTTTATTTGCTTTAGATAAGAAAGAATTTGCATTGCAACATAGAc GATCTGTTGTTGTGGCTGCTATGTCTAGTTGCACCAATGCCAGTAATCCTTCAGTTATGCTTGGAGCAG GTCTTCTGGCTAAGAGAGCTATTGGGTGTGGACTCTCTGTTCCCGTCTACATACAGACAAGTCTATCTCCCGGGTCTTCATCTCTCATAAACCATTATCTGGATAAAAGTGGAATCATTCCCTTCTTGAGCCAACTGgg ATTCAATCTCTCTACTGAGAAAAACTCgtgtctttctcttccaatAACAGAGTCCATAGAAAAGGTATCAA caGACATTGTTGCTGTGGGTGTCCTCTCCGGAAAGCGGAATTTCGAAGAGCGCGTGAATCTACCTCGCGTCTCCTCTGCTC ATATTTGGCCCAGTCGAAAGGATATCCAGGATGTGGAGAGGGAGGCAGTTGTTACGGCTTTGTGTGCGGAAGTCAAAGCGAGAATACGC GAAGGGAATCCCATGTGGAATTCTCTGCCTTCTCACCAAGAGGTGCTGTATCCATGGGAACAGAGGTCTCTTTTCTTGAAGAAGTCGCCGTTTTTTGAAGCCAAAGAG TCATGTAACGTATTGAAAGGAGTCTTTGTGCTTCTCTGGTTGAGTGActcggtgacgtcagaccACATCAGTCCAGCCGGAAGTATTCCACGTCAGAGCCCAGCTGGAAATTATCTCAAATCTCAAG GTTGTGTCCTTGTGAGTTTAATTCGTACGGTGATCGTCGTGGgcactgtgacgtcatggcGAGAGGGACATTCTCTCATCCAAAATTGGTCAATAAATTGA
- the LOC136198168 gene encoding putative mitogen-activated protein kinase kinase kinase 7-like has translation MDFLDPDFGLASNGNANRGESVAHAKICDFGFLKMSNVSAVTSYQSDGSFPSGTVAYIAPDEGGARRVKIDEARKVDVYSYGVLLWEIRKKTRPYKGLPSIAVHSEVQRGGKLPEGRLTSDAPPHYNSLLKKCTAINPNVRPTFREVVCVLQGDIRLTAPLLLLLAFLMTYLEHVTVMCYCGGFLYLAFFLVVRRLCRFKQHQK, from the exons ATGGATTTCCTCGATCCTGATTTCGGATTGGCGTCGAATGGAAACGCGAATCGAGGCGAAAGCGTTGCCCATGCAAAA ATTTGCGATTTCGGTTTCTTGAAAATGTCGAATGTGAGCGCAGTGACGAGCTATCAGTCTGACGGCTCGTTTCCTTCAGGCACTGTCGCTTACATCGCTCCTGACGAAGGTGGAGCTAGGCGCGTGAAAATAGATGAAGCgcgaaaagtcgacgtctaCAGCTACGGTGTTTTACTCTGGGAAATTCGCAAGAAAACGCGACCGTACAAAG GTTTGCCAAGCATTGCTGTTCATTCCGAAGTTCAGAGGGGTGGAAAACTGCCGGAGGGGCGACTAACTTCAGACGCTCCGCCACACTATAACAGTCTTTTGAAAAAGTGCACGGCTATTAATCCAAACGTAAGGCCAACGTTTCGAGAAGTTGTTTGTGTCTTACAAGGCGACATCAG GTTAACTGCTCCTCTTTTATTACTATTGGCTTTTCTCATGACGTATCTAGAACACGTGACTGTGATGTGTTATTGCGGCGGCTTCCTTTATCTCGCCTTTTTTCTAGTCGTACGCCGACTGTGTCGCTTCAAACAGCATCAAAAATGA
- the LOC136198169 gene encoding putative mitogen-activated protein kinase kinase kinase 7-like, which produces MEVRITIAKQIAIGMVHLHYNRPPVIHYNLKSDNILVEKQGDDFVCKISGFVLSKMSIFGEVTSYQSAGSFPSGTVAYIAPERYRVDSHEGGERRVRLEEARKVDVYSYGVLLWEIREKTRPYKGLAERVIHLKAEQGHKLLEGTAASEAPSYYNVLLEKCQDCNPRVRPTFREAVWTLQGDTSVLMPAKDGACCIS; this is translated from the exons ATGGAGGTGAGAATAACGATTGCCAAGCAAATTGCCATCGGTATGGTTCATCTCCACTACAATCGTCCTCCTGTCATTCACTACAACCTAAAATCCGACAATATTTTAGTTGAAAAACAAGGCGATGACTTCGTTTGCAAG ATTAGCGGTTTTGTCCTCTCCAAAATGTCTATTTTCGGTGAGGTTACGAGCTATCAATCAGCTGGCTCGTTTCCTTCAGGCACTGTCGCTTACATCGCTCCTGAGCGATATCGAGTTGATTCTCACGAAGGCGGAGAGAGGCGTGTGAGATTAGAAGAAGCacgaaaagtcgacgtctaCAGCTACGGAGTTTTATTGTGGGAAATTCGTGAGAAAACGCGACCGTACAAAG GTTTAGCAGAAAGGGTAATTCATCTCAAAGCTGAGCAGGGTCACAAATTGCTTGAAGGAACAGCAGCATCAGAAGCACCGTCATATTATAATGTTCTTTTGGAAAAGTGTCAGGATTGCAATCCACGTGTGAGACCGACGTTCCGAGAAGCTGTTTGGACATTGCAAGGCGATACCAGCGTTCTAATGCCTGCAAAGGACGGAGCTTGTTGTATTTCTTAA